A genomic region of Rheinheimera sp. MMS21-TC3 contains the following coding sequences:
- a CDS encoding efflux RND transporter permease subunit produces MNNTFMYKLLNSKFNIWLLSLTLLFTVVSIVGLKDIGLASDYKIFFDQDDKDLKILETMESRYSTTDNVFIMIKAKENSIYNTNTIKLIYDLSQALWQVQHVSRVDSLTNFPYSRADGDDIVIEEFVYEAEQITPDYVQQVKLAAEKERDLVGSLISADGQYSAINITTLLPGDDHKLETLAVSAGIDQLVEKFRLTHPEHEFYVTGLVAMNSAFFVAAKSDFTTLIPLMIVFVLIAAGIILGSIQAAFCILTVLLLSMLGALGLAGWFGINLSAPSISAPIIMFTVIVASSIHIISYVKRQLMKGDSQLQAVLSSYKHNTKPVIVSHLTTIIGFLAMNASDSPPFRDLGNIVAFGVMFSLLLSFTVTPTLLLKVKLSNKESYSVKVFQNMHWLSSFVISRKKQILYIVVPLTLIFSGLSFLNKGNDDLIKYFNESVPFRFESEVIDEQFSALYNIGYSLDSGQASGVFLVEFLEFTEKFDNWLMQQPEVMITNSPLHRIKQLNRLMNNDDPNFYIIPSSPTMAAQHFLLYEMSLPFGKDVGDMLSFDKSALKLTARLRNSSSVEMIKFEQKVVSWIDNNKPNFINYTYSSPSLIFAHIGQTNILSLLKGAFLAFIVISIALSFVFRSFYIGVLTLIPNLLPVGMAFGFWYFIQGEISMGLAGVSAMAIGIIVDDTVHFLYQYINGLKKGLTPEESVKYTFDRTMGAIVISSILLVIGFLLLSSSSFEKNAQMGLLTSGTIVLALLFDLVVLPVLAMRFIRNVPSHSTENKLRSETI; encoded by the coding sequence ATGAATAATACCTTTATGTATAAACTATTAAATTCAAAATTTAATATTTGGTTACTTTCCTTAACGCTATTGTTTACGGTGGTATCTATTGTTGGCTTGAAAGATATTGGTTTAGCTAGTGATTATAAAATTTTCTTTGATCAAGATGATAAAGACTTAAAGATATTAGAGACTATGGAAAGTCGATATAGTACTACTGATAATGTTTTTATTATGATTAAAGCTAAAGAAAATAGTATTTATAATACTAATACGATTAAATTGATTTATGATCTTAGCCAAGCTTTATGGCAAGTGCAGCATGTCAGCCGAGTGGATTCATTAACAAATTTCCCTTATAGCCGAGCAGATGGTGATGATATTGTTATTGAGGAGTTTGTGTATGAAGCTGAGCAAATTACTCCAGACTATGTACAACAAGTAAAGCTTGCTGCAGAAAAGGAACGGGATCTTGTTGGTAGTTTAATAAGTGCAGATGGTCAATATAGTGCAATTAATATTACTACCCTTTTACCTGGGGATGACCATAAGTTAGAAACATTAGCCGTAAGCGCTGGTATTGATCAGCTAGTAGAGAAGTTTAGGTTAACTCACCCTGAGCATGAGTTTTATGTAACGGGTTTAGTCGCAATGAATAGTGCATTCTTTGTAGCAGCTAAGAGCGACTTTACAACATTAATCCCGTTAATGATTGTATTTGTTTTAATTGCTGCTGGTATCATATTAGGCTCTATCCAAGCTGCGTTTTGTATATTAACAGTTTTGCTATTATCTATGTTAGGGGCATTAGGTTTAGCCGGTTGGTTTGGAATAAACTTATCTGCACCTTCTATATCTGCACCTATTATTATGTTCACAGTAATAGTTGCATCTAGCATTCATATTATAAGTTATGTTAAACGCCAACTGATGAAAGGTGATTCTCAGTTACAAGCCGTTCTATCTTCATATAAACATAATACTAAACCAGTAATAGTCAGTCATTTAACTACTATTATTGGATTTTTAGCAATGAATGCGAGTGACTCTCCACCATTTAGAGATTTGGGTAATATTGTCGCTTTTGGTGTTATGTTTTCATTGTTACTGTCTTTTACAGTAACGCCTACATTACTTTTAAAAGTAAAGTTGTCTAATAAAGAAAGTTACTCGGTAAAAGTATTTCAAAATATGCACTGGCTTTCTAGTTTTGTAATATCAAGAAAAAAGCAGATACTTTATATCGTAGTACCTTTAACATTAATATTTTCTGGATTGAGTTTTTTAAATAAAGGTAATGATGATTTAATTAAATACTTTAATGAGTCTGTACCTTTTAGATTTGAATCAGAAGTTATAGATGAGCAATTTTCAGCTTTGTATAATATTGGTTACTCTTTAGATAGTGGCCAAGCAAGTGGAGTATTTTTAGTAGAGTTCCTTGAATTTACTGAAAAGTTTGATAATTGGTTGATGCAGCAACCTGAGGTTATGATTACCAATAGTCCTTTGCATAGAATAAAGCAACTCAATCGATTAATGAATAATGATGATCCTAATTTTTATATTATACCTAGCAGTCCCACTATGGCTGCGCAACACTTTTTGTTATATGAGATGTCGCTACCTTTTGGTAAAGATGTAGGAGATATGCTTAGTTTTGATAAGTCTGCATTAAAGCTTACCGCTAGATTACGTAATAGTAGCTCTGTAGAAATGATTAAGTTTGAACAAAAAGTTGTAAGTTGGATAGATAACAATAAACCAAACTTTATTAACTATACTTATTCAAGCCCTTCTTTGATTTTTGCTCATATAGGCCAAACAAATATTTTAAGTTTACTAAAAGGAGCTTTTTTAGCCTTTATTGTTATCTCAATAGCTTTATCTTTTGTTTTTAGATCATTTTATATTGGAGTATTAACTTTAATACCTAACTTGCTACCTGTCGGTATGGCTTTTGGCTTTTGGTACTTTATTCAAGGTGAAATATCTATGGGATTAGCTGGTGTTTCTGCAATGGCAATAGGGATTATTGTAGATGATACTGTCCATTTTTTATATCAATATATTAATGGTTTAAAGAAAGGGTTAACGCCAGAAGAAAGTGTTAAATACACTTTTGATCGAACCATGGGGGCAATAGTTATTAGTTCTATATTATTGGTTATAGGTTTTTTATTGCTGTCTTCTTCTTCATTCGAAAAGAATGCACAAATGGGATTGTTAACCAGCGGTACAATAGTTTTAGCCTTATTATTTGATTTAGTTGTGTTGCCAGTATTGGCAATGCGCTTTATTCGTAATGTTCCATCACATTCAACAGAGAATAAGCTTAGGAGTGAAACGATATGA
- a CDS encoding NAD(P)/FAD-dependent oxidoreductase: protein MQIFDAVIIGAGQCGLYTAKKLQDDNKHYVVLERHAVGQVWLRRLEGMRLFTSRQFSQLPGLTFTGDGNGFPDVKEMANYLKAYAAKFKLNIRENAEVETLTKVDGKFLITLQGGQEIQAKTVINATGSNQVPIVPEMSKSLSEHIIQYTADITSLNTIIDNSRVVVVGDGATGRQIAARLANRCQVVLATGSSRGLPPNTILGKDIFWWLKKIGILDASNTSLVAKILKKRNPVPCAEFNNTKLKKLGVTIKPRAINCDKDTIIFKDGEIENVDIVIWAVGYKDETSWLKIYSCFNKDGFIHDKGVTPEPGLFVIGRKWLSSRGSELILGVEKDVNSLMLDFYDFENKNLDKVKS, encoded by the coding sequence ATGCAAATATTTGATGCTGTTATTATCGGTGCTGGCCAATGTGGTTTGTATACGGCTAAAAAGTTACAAGATGATAATAAACATTATGTCGTATTAGAGCGACATGCTGTAGGACAGGTTTGGCTGCGACGTCTGGAAGGGATGCGTTTATTTACCTCTCGTCAATTTAGTCAATTACCTGGCTTAACCTTTACAGGAGATGGCAATGGTTTCCCTGATGTAAAAGAAATGGCTAATTATTTGAAAGCATATGCGGCAAAATTTAAGCTGAATATTCGGGAAAACGCAGAAGTTGAAACTCTGACTAAAGTTGACGGTAAATTTTTAATAACCTTGCAAGGTGGCCAAGAAATACAGGCTAAAACAGTTATTAATGCAACAGGTTCTAACCAAGTACCTATTGTACCAGAAATGAGTAAGTCATTATCTGAACACATTATCCAGTATACAGCCGATATAACATCATTAAATACAATAATAGATAATAGCCGTGTAGTGGTCGTTGGAGATGGTGCCACCGGCCGGCAAATTGCCGCTAGGTTAGCGAATAGGTGTCAAGTAGTCTTGGCTACTGGTTCGAGTAGAGGCTTACCGCCTAATACTATTCTGGGTAAAGATATATTTTGGTGGTTAAAAAAGATTGGTATTTTAGATGCTAGCAATACTAGTTTAGTCGCAAAAATATTAAAGAAAAGAAACCCTGTTCCCTGTGCCGAGTTTAATAATACAAAACTAAAAAAACTAGGCGTTACAATTAAGCCAAGAGCAATAAACTGCGATAAAGATACTATTATTTTTAAAGATGGTGAGATTGAAAATGTCGATATTGTAATTTGGGCGGTGGGATATAAAGATGAAACTAGTTGGCTAAAAATTTACAGCTGTTTTAATAAAGATGGTTTTATTCATGATAAAGGAGTGACGCCAGAGCCAGGTTTGTTTGTTATTGGCCGCAAATGGTTGAGTAGTCGTGGTTCTGAGTTGATATTGGGTGTGGAAAAAGATGTTAACTCTTTGATGTTAGATTTTTATGATTTTGAAAATAAAAATTTAGATAAGGTGAAGTCATGA
- a CDS encoding efflux RND transporter permease subunit, with product MNAIIQAAIGRSRASLMLLLFLFIAGITAYKTIPKEANPDVAIPMMYVSMSLDGISPEDGERLLVRPMEHELRSLEGIKKMTSTSSEGHASVMLEFDAGFNAEQALADVRVKVDAARAKLPSEADEPTVNEINVALFPVLSIGLSGPISENQLVYIARQLQENIEAIPEVLEVDIGGDREDLLEIVVDPQVLEGYGLDYQQLFRLVSNNNRLVAAGSLDTGAGRLAMKVPGVIEDLNDVLSMPIKVDGDTVITFGDVATISRSFKDPLGFARINGQPAVVLEVKKRSGANIISTIEQTKALIDQASTLFPEGIHINYIMDQSKEVKNMLSDLLNNVLAAVVLVLILIVATMGVRSAVLVGITIPGAFFAGILMIFALGYTMNIIVLFALILVAGMLVDGAVVVSELADRNLSEGQRPKQAWANAAGRMAWPIIASTATTVVVFMPLLFWPGVVGQFMKYLPATVILCLVASMFMALIFLPVMGGIGRVQSSPHQVKATTAGKAYRTLLSRLLRHPGKTLTGLLAAMALIFVAYGKYNYGMEFFPKVEPESAQVWVRARGDMSIYEKDALLKQVEQRLLGLAEVKALYARSLASSSGELAPDVIGILQFQFIDWFERRKADAILNDMRSLTQDLPGIILEFRQQQEGPAAGKPIELQVSSDDPHATEQAVSLIIQQMEKMGGFVDIQDDRSLPGIEWRIEVDRAAAARFGADVLTVGNAVQMVSNGLLLAKFRPEYASDEVDIRVRFPEQWRSLDQLGSLTIQTPRGQVPLSNFIQLVPAAKTSVIKRIDGNRAITIKSDLALGAQVSERLTALLASDIKLPENVKVKTAGESADQQEAMSFLMGAFATAIFLMLMILLVQFNSWYQSLLVLSAIVFSTAGVLLGLLINGQSFGIVMVGMGIIGLAGIVVNNNIVLIDTYNEMRSSGLSALEAALETGCLRLRPVLLTSVTTVLGLMPMVLALNVNLLEPSLGFGAPSTQWWTQLSSAIAGGLTFATLLTLFLTPCMLVLGDNLRKAKPSKD from the coding sequence ATGAACGCCATAATCCAAGCCGCTATTGGTCGCAGCCGCGCCAGTTTAATGCTGCTGTTATTTTTATTTATTGCCGGCATTACCGCCTATAAAACAATACCTAAAGAAGCCAACCCCGACGTTGCCATACCCATGATGTATGTTTCAATGTCGCTTGATGGCATTAGCCCTGAAGATGGTGAGCGGTTATTAGTTCGGCCTATGGAGCACGAGTTGCGCTCGCTTGAAGGCATTAAAAAGATGACCTCGACCTCTAGCGAGGGCCATGCCTCGGTAATGCTAGAGTTTGATGCTGGCTTTAATGCCGAGCAAGCTTTGGCTGATGTTCGGGTTAAAGTTGATGCCGCACGCGCTAAGTTACCCAGTGAAGCAGATGAGCCTACTGTCAATGAAATTAACGTTGCGTTATTTCCGGTACTTTCCATAGGTTTATCTGGGCCCATCTCTGAAAACCAACTGGTGTATATAGCACGACAACTACAAGAGAATATTGAAGCTATCCCTGAAGTGCTAGAGGTAGATATTGGCGGTGATCGTGAAGACTTATTAGAAATTGTGGTTGATCCCCAAGTGCTTGAAGGCTATGGCCTTGATTACCAGCAACTATTTAGGCTGGTATCTAATAATAATAGATTAGTTGCTGCCGGTAGCTTAGACACAGGTGCTGGCCGCTTAGCCATGAAAGTGCCGGGTGTTATTGAAGATTTAAATGATGTGTTATCCATGCCAATTAAGGTTGACGGCGATACTGTTATTACTTTTGGCGATGTTGCTACTATTAGCCGTAGCTTTAAAGATCCGCTTGGCTTTGCCCGTATAAATGGCCAACCTGCCGTAGTGCTAGAAGTAAAAAAACGCTCTGGCGCTAATATTATTTCTACCATAGAACAAACCAAAGCATTAATTGACCAAGCCAGTACTCTGTTTCCAGAGGGTATACATATTAACTACATTATGGATCAGTCTAAAGAAGTCAAAAACATGCTGTCTGACTTACTTAATAATGTATTGGCCGCTGTGGTTTTAGTTCTGATTTTAATTGTAGCAACTATGGGTGTACGCTCGGCAGTGCTTGTAGGGATTACTATTCCTGGTGCTTTCTTCGCCGGAATTTTAATGATTTTCGCCCTTGGCTATACCATGAATATTATCGTGCTGTTTGCCCTTATTTTAGTTGCCGGCATGCTAGTTGATGGTGCTGTAGTAGTAAGTGAGCTAGCCGATAGAAACCTAAGTGAAGGGCAAAGACCTAAACAAGCTTGGGCTAATGCGGCAGGCCGTATGGCTTGGCCTATTATCGCCTCTACTGCTACTACTGTTGTAGTTTTTATGCCGTTATTATTTTGGCCTGGGGTTGTTGGTCAATTTATGAAGTACTTACCGGCAACGGTGATCCTTTGTTTAGTCGCCTCTATGTTTATGGCACTTATTTTTCTGCCAGTTATGGGCGGTATTGGCCGCGTCCAGTCTAGCCCGCATCAGGTAAAGGCGACTACTGCGGGTAAAGCTTATCGTACTTTGCTTAGCCGGTTATTACGCCACCCTGGCAAAACTTTAACCGGATTACTGGCCGCTATGGCACTTATTTTTGTTGCCTATGGTAAATATAATTATGGCATGGAGTTTTTCCCCAAAGTAGAGCCCGAGTCGGCTCAGGTTTGGGTAAGAGCCCGTGGCGATATGTCGATTTATGAAAAAGATGCTTTATTAAAGCAAGTTGAGCAACGCTTATTAGGTTTAGCCGAAGTTAAAGCCTTATATGCTCGTTCGTTAGCCAGTAGCAGTGGCGAGTTAGCCCCCGATGTTATTGGTATTTTGCAATTTCAGTTTATCGACTGGTTTGAACGACGCAAAGCAGATGCAATCTTAAATGATATGCGCAGCCTAACCCAGGATCTACCGGGGATTATTCTAGAGTTTCGCCAACAGCAAGAAGGCCCAGCTGCAGGTAAACCAATAGAGCTGCAAGTAAGCAGTGATGATCCTCATGCGACTGAACAAGCTGTTAGCCTAATTATTCAACAAATGGAGAAAATGGGCGGTTTTGTTGATATTCAAGATGATCGCAGCTTACCCGGCATTGAATGGCGCATAGAAGTAGATCGCGCTGCCGCAGCCCGCTTTGGCGCTGATGTTTTAACCGTTGGTAATGCTGTGCAAATGGTCAGTAATGGTTTATTGCTAGCTAAATTTAGGCCAGAATATGCCAGTGATGAAGTAGATATAAGAGTACGGTTTCCAGAGCAATGGCGATCCTTAGATCAACTAGGCAGCTTAACTATTCAAACCCCTAGGGGCCAAGTGCCGCTTAGTAACTTTATTCAGTTAGTACCTGCAGCCAAAACCAGTGTAATTAAACGTATTGATGGTAATCGTGCTATTACTATTAAAAGTGACCTCGCGCTGGGCGCACAGGTCAGTGAGCGCTTAACTGCACTGCTGGCCAGTGATATTAAACTGCCAGAAAATGTTAAAGTTAAAACTGCTGGTGAAAGTGCAGATCAGCAAGAAGCTATGAGCTTTTTAATGGGCGCTTTTGCAACTGCTATCTTTTTAATGTTAATGATTCTGCTGGTGCAGTTTAATAGCTGGTATCAAAGCTTGTTAGTATTATCGGCCATAGTGTTTTCTACTGCTGGCGTATTATTAGGCTTACTTATTAACGGCCAAAGCTTTGGTATTGTTATGGTAGGTATGGGAATTATTGGCCTTGCCGGCATAGTTGTAAATAACAATATTGTTTTAATTGATACTTATAATGAAATGCGAAGTAGTGGTTTATCTGCATTAGAGGCAGCATTAGAAACAGGTTGCCTACGCTTACGCCCGGTGTTGCTAACCTCTGTCACTACAGTCTTAGGTTTAATGCCTATGGTGCTGGCTCTAAACGTTAACCTACTAGAACCAAGCTTAGGCTTTGGGGCACCATCAACACAGTGGTGGACTCAGTTATCTAGCGCCATTGCTGGAGGCTTAACTTTTGCTACTTTGTTAACGCTATTTTTAACGCCCTGCATGCTGGTACTTGGCGACAACTTACGCAAAGCTAAGCCAAGCAAAGATTAA
- a CDS encoding 4'-phosphopantetheinyl transferase — protein sequence MIALPSFQEIISHRVELSIIHDLNYQKKLLGHNLYLPKQMQSLLLKRKCEFLAGRWCAVKAMQLLGVQGVSQPLIGKYNEPVWPKGVMGSISHTHRTAVAITIHTHSQIQGIGIDREKLINIAMANRFANKILSAKEQTLGCAFFNFELFVTIGFSCKEALFKAIFPQILRVVNFDVAQITQINLKDKMVELTIKQNLSENLYIGRKVQAFYQEFSGAIESYVIV from the coding sequence TTGATTGCTTTACCTAGTTTTCAAGAAATAATTTCGCATAGAGTTGAGTTAAGTATCATTCATGATCTTAACTATCAAAAAAAACTACTCGGTCATAATCTTTATTTACCTAAGCAAATGCAGTCTCTGCTTTTAAAGCGTAAATGTGAATTTTTAGCTGGAAGATGGTGTGCAGTTAAAGCTATGCAACTATTAGGAGTACAGGGAGTCAGCCAGCCTTTAATAGGCAAATATAATGAACCAGTCTGGCCAAAAGGGGTAATGGGGAGTATTAGCCATACCCATAGAACAGCCGTTGCAATTACAATACATACTCATTCCCAGATCCAAGGGATAGGTATAGATCGCGAAAAACTAATTAATATAGCTATGGCAAACCGGTTTGCCAATAAAATACTTTCTGCAAAAGAGCAGACCTTGGGTTGTGCGTTTTTTAATTTTGAGTTATTTGTTACTATTGGTTTTTCCTGCAAAGAAGCATTGTTTAAAGCCATATTTCCACAGATCCTGCGAGTTGTTAATTTTGACGTTGCTCAGATCACTCAGATAAATTTAAAAGATAAAATGGTTGAGTTAACTATAAAACAAAATTTGAGTGAAAATTTATATATAGGACGAAAAGTCCAAGCCTTTTACCAAGAGTTTTCAGGCGCAATAGAATCTTATGTAATTGTTTAA
- a CDS encoding outer membrane lipoprotein-sorting protein → MKLKNMLLALFIVTLSLVSNFTNAENIAAKKGYDIALTLENRDNGFKDSSAKLTMRLKNGLGAEALRELDIKILEDSDEGNKTLIIFDFPVDIKGTSLLTHPKKARSDDQWLYLPVVNRTKRISSRNKSGSFMGSEFSFEDMISKDVDDFNYNFISTEPCNNLEGVASEFQCDVIEKFPLDKHSGYSKQKLWIEQDSNKVYRIEYYDRKKSLLKVLTASNFKLYLDKYWRANVVNMHNVQTDKVTVLEYNSISFSSGLNDNDFHRSVLGD, encoded by the coding sequence ATGAAATTAAAGAATATGTTGTTAGCATTATTTATTGTTACGCTTAGTTTGGTTTCAAACTTTACTAATGCTGAAAATATAGCAGCAAAAAAGGGTTATGATATAGCCTTAACTCTTGAGAATAGGGATAACGGCTTTAAAGATAGCAGTGCCAAATTAACTATGAGATTAAAAAATGGACTGGGCGCTGAGGCGCTTAGAGAGCTGGACATAAAAATATTAGAAGACTCTGACGAGGGAAATAAAACACTTATCATATTTGATTTTCCAGTGGATATAAAAGGAACTTCACTATTAACACATCCTAAAAAGGCGCGTTCAGATGACCAGTGGTTATATTTACCCGTTGTAAATCGTACTAAGCGTATTTCTTCAAGAAATAAATCGGGTTCATTTATGGGAAGTGAATTTTCATTTGAAGATATGATTAGTAAGGATGTGGATGATTTTAATTATAATTTTATTAGTACTGAACCTTGCAATAATTTAGAAGGTGTTGCTAGCGAATTTCAATGTGATGTTATTGAAAAGTTTCCTCTTGATAAACACTCTGGCTATAGCAAACAAAAACTATGGATTGAGCAAGATAGTAATAAGGTTTATAGAATTGAATACTATGATCGTAAAAAATCATTACTGAAAGTTTTAACTGCCAGTAATTTTAAACTATATCTTGATAAATATTGGCGCGCTAATGTAGTTAATATGCACAATGTTCAAACTGATAAAGTAACGGTTTTAGAATACAACTCAATATCATTCTCTTCTGGATTAAATGATAATGATTTCCATCGTAGTGTTCTGGGAGATTAA
- a CDS encoding DUF3087 domain-containing protein — protein sequence MQLIKIDKARYRKHLNRVITGCIAMLVIGSLAIAQTLILLFPDDSGSHFHWNLLGVVVTTITIGWLLNKYRSHPFMTEVVYVWDLKQALNKITRKMPKLKAASQAGNIDALVAIQYSYAGSRLLWNLDDNTISMEELSLAQLELDRLAEKYQVSLNPDDYNEQILQQF from the coding sequence ATGCAACTGATTAAAATTGATAAAGCGCGATACCGTAAGCATTTAAACCGTGTTATTACCGGCTGTATTGCTATGTTAGTTATAGGCAGTTTAGCCATAGCTCAAACACTTATTTTGCTGTTTCCGGATGACAGTGGCAGCCATTTTCATTGGAACTTGCTTGGTGTAGTAGTAACCACAATCACTATTGGCTGGTTATTAAATAAATACCGCAGCCATCCTTTTATGACAGAAGTAGTATATGTGTGGGATTTAAAACAAGCTCTAAACAAAATAACCCGCAAAATGCCTAAGTTAAAAGCTGCTAGCCAAGCTGGTAATATAGATGCACTAGTAGCTATACAATACAGTTATGCTGGCTCACGTTTATTATGGAATTTAGACGATAATACTATAAGTATGGAAGAGCTAAGCCTTGCCCAATTAGAACTAGATCGCTTAGCTGAAAAATATCAGGTAAGTCTAAACCCTGATGATTATAACGAGCAAATTTTACAACAGTTTTAG
- a CDS encoding acyl carrier protein — protein sequence MNNIFCKDTLISKIAEYVAERVDGFSKDLHIDTSFSRLGLDSAAHVQLTAVIEDYLQTDVSPTLAFDYPTINALVNYLVNESQNNINKAS from the coding sequence ATGAATAATATATTTTGTAAAGACACACTAATATCTAAAATTGCAGAATACGTAGCGGAAAGAGTCGACGGATTTTCTAAAGACCTGCATATAGATACTTCATTTTCACGGTTAGGCTTGGATTCAGCAGCTCATGTGCAGTTGACGGCTGTTATTGAAGATTACTTGCAAACCGATGTATCACCTACTTTAGCATTTGATTACCCAACAATTAATGCCTTAGTTAATTATTTGGTTAATGAATCACAGAATAATATTAATAAGGCCTCTTAA
- a CDS encoding fatty acyl-AMP ligase has protein sequence MVNSKGKYVLLMDAIKDYANNQPEHTACVFQTRGIETAKKLTYQELILAVNTRAKLLIYLGYQHKSVALLYPTGLDFVINFLACLLAGVIAVPLNVTRNAKQLERTINIIEDANVQAILTTEDTKIMLSEQLAELLLADSYAVAWITENTAGNDNVSLPNIKPSSLAFIQYTSGSTSNPKGVMVSHDNVVNNMEAIKQACSNKHGVVIGGWLPQFHDMGLVGHMLHPLYMGGTYIFMPPMNFIQRPSRWLHLISHYKIECSASPNFGFEHCVNLISDKEDLSDLDLSCWRVALNGSEPVSETTMSAFAEKFAAYGFNANSFFPTYGMAETTLFVSGGPHSRGVSTVTLDKEPFTQGKIIDAETGIDIVNCGAIAASLTVKIVNPETLVSCNDNTIGEIWVSGSSVAKGYLNNPIKNQSDFNAQVIPADGKRYLRTGDLGFIKSGMLYVTGRIKELLIVRGRNLYPYDIERTCNSYQFSSGGNGSSVFTYQQDNKIKLAAIIEIKKRALATEDHVQISNDIKSLVFMQHEIAFDKLLLVKPGTIPKTTSGKIKRSACIDLI, from the coding sequence ATGGTTAACAGCAAAGGTAAATATGTCTTATTAATGGATGCAATTAAAGACTATGCTAATAACCAGCCGGAACATACCGCTTGTGTTTTTCAAACTAGAGGTATTGAAACAGCTAAAAAATTAACTTATCAAGAGTTGATTTTAGCCGTTAACACTAGAGCCAAGTTATTAATTTATTTAGGTTATCAGCATAAATCAGTAGCTTTACTTTATCCTACCGGACTTGATTTTGTTATCAACTTTCTTGCTTGTTTATTAGCAGGGGTTATAGCTGTTCCGCTTAATGTTACCCGTAATGCTAAGCAGTTAGAGCGAACAATTAACATAATTGAAGATGCAAATGTTCAAGCGATACTAACAACAGAAGATACTAAAATCATGCTATCTGAGCAGTTAGCAGAATTACTGCTAGCAGATTCGTATGCTGTGGCTTGGATAACTGAAAACACTGCTGGTAATGATAATGTTAGCTTGCCAAATATTAAGCCAAGCAGTCTTGCCTTTATTCAATATACATCTGGCTCAACAAGTAACCCTAAAGGGGTGATGGTTAGCCACGATAATGTTGTCAATAACATGGAAGCCATTAAGCAAGCTTGTAGCAATAAGCATGGGGTAGTTATAGGAGGTTGGTTACCACAATTTCATGATATGGGATTGGTAGGCCATATGTTGCATCCCTTGTATATGGGCGGCACTTATATCTTTATGCCACCTATGAACTTTATACAGCGGCCTAGTCGCTGGTTGCACTTAATATCGCACTATAAGATAGAGTGTTCAGCATCACCTAACTTTGGCTTTGAACATTGTGTTAATTTAATAAGTGATAAAGAAGATTTATCAGACTTAGATTTAAGCTGTTGGAGAGTTGCTTTAAATGGCTCTGAACCTGTAAGCGAAACAACTATGTCTGCTTTTGCTGAAAAGTTTGCAGCCTATGGCTTTAATGCAAATTCATTTTTTCCTACCTATGGCATGGCAGAAACGACTCTCTTTGTATCAGGAGGGCCACATAGTCGTGGTGTTTCAACAGTAACATTAGATAAAGAACCGTTTACTCAAGGCAAGATTATAGACGCTGAAACCGGCATAGATATTGTTAATTGTGGTGCTATTGCCGCAAGTTTAACGGTAAAAATTGTTAATCCTGAAACATTAGTTAGCTGCAATGATAATACTATTGGTGAAATCTGGGTATCCGGAAGTTCAGTAGCAAAAGGCTATCTAAACAACCCAATAAAAAACCAGTCAGACTTTAATGCGCAGGTTATTCCGGCTGATGGTAAACGTTATTTACGAACTGGTGATTTAGGCTTTATTAAGTCAGGAATGCTTTATGTAACAGGCAGAATTAAAGAATTATTAATTGTTCGAGGTAGGAATTTATATCCTTATGATATTGAACGGACTTGTAATAGTTATCAATTTTCTTCAGGTGGTAACGGTAGTTCAGTATTTACTTATCAGCAAGATAATAAAATAAAATTAGCTGCGATTATAGAAATAAAAAAGCGGGCTTTGGCAACAGAAGATCATGTTCAAATATCAAATGATATTAAATCTTTAGTATTTATGCAGCATGAAATTGCATTTGATAAATTGTTGCTGGTAAAACCTGGCACCATTCCTAAAACGACTAGTGGCAAAATTAAGCGTTCAGCTTGTATAGATCTTATTTAA